The following nucleotide sequence is from Catonella massiliensis.
GCTTGCCTGTGATACATTTATAAGGGATTATATGAAGAAGGACAGGCTTACACTTGCCCCACTTAGTAAGTTCCCTATTATAAAAGATTTGATTGTTGACAGAAGTATATTGTATAATAACCTGCGTGACATCAAGAACTATCTTGAAGAAGAAGTAAGGCTTACTGACAAGAACACGGATACAGCTTATGAGGCTTCAAGATGTCTGATGTGTGGCTGCTGCCTGGAAGTATGTCCGAATTTTTATGTAGGAGGAGACTTCTATGGCGCAGCGTCCTTTGTGCCAGCTACAAGGTTAATAACTGCCGCAGGTAGAGGTGGGACAGAGGAACTTAAGAGAGAGTATAGGGAACATATTTATAAGGGCTGTGGCAAGTCCCTTGCCTGTAAGGATATATGTCCTGCAGGGATAGATATGGATAAGATGCTAAGCAAGTCAAATGAAGTGGCAGTGTGGAAGAGTCTGTTCAAACGTTGATATGACTGTCAATAAAATTTTATGCAGTGTGTATACCAGATGCTGATTTAAAATGAAAAAAAGAGGTAGTGAACAAGTGTGAATTGTTTTGGGGGAGGCATTATGAATAGTATAGTCTGTTTAGATATGGAAGGGGTGTTGATTCCTGAGATATGGATAGAATTTGCTCATGAAACAGGGATAAAAGAGCTTAGGCTTACCACTAAGGATGAGCCTGATTATGATAAGCTTATGAAAATGCGTATCAGACTCTTAAAGGAGCATAACTACGGCATCAAAGCAATCCAAAAGGTGATAGATAAGGTCGAGCCCTACGAGGGAGCAAAGGAGTTCTTAGACGAGCTTAGAAGCTTCACACAGGTGATAATACTAAGTGACACCTATAGGGAGTTTGGACTTCCTGTGATGAAAAAGTTAGGTTATCCGACTCTTTTTTGCCATGAACTTGAGATAGCTGACAACGGTGAGATAACAGACTACAAGCTTAGAAAGAACGGAACTAAGCTTGAGACTGTAAGAGCCTTACAGAGTATAGGCTTTGATACTATAGCTGCAGGAGACAGCTACAACGACCTGGGTATGATAAGAGCGAGTAAAGCAGGGTTTTTATTTAGAAGCCCTGAGAAGATTAAGAATGAAAACAAGGACGTAAAGACCCTAGAGACCTATGAGGAATTACTTAACGAGATTAAGAATGCTATAAGTGAAGCAAAGTAACTTAAATATAGATAATAAATTAAACTAACTGGTTACATTTTGCAATAAAACCAACAAAATATAATTATGTTGAAATAAATCTTCGTTAACTACTTGACAAATCTAATTGTATGCAATATAATCATACGTAAATCAATAGCTTATGTTTACATTATTCAACTTCCTTAAAGAGAGGGCCGGAGGAATATTGGGTAACAATATCAAATGGAATTTTACAAAGTTTTTGATTGATAAAAACGGCAATGTAGTCAAGCGTTTTGCTCCAATAACCAAGCCTGAGTCAATTGAAGACTACATAACAAAACTTTTGTAGTTATTAGAAAAGAGGAATTATGAGCAGATATGACATTGCGATAATAGGAACGGGTCCCGGAGGACTTGAAGCCGCTATTACGGCAAAACTTAGGAATAAAGACATTATACTCTTTGGAACTAAAGAGCTAAGTCCCAAGATAACAAAGGCAGTCGAGATAAGAAATTACCTGGGCTTGCCAAGTATTTCAGGTGATGGGCTTGCCAAGGCATATACTGACCACCTAGAGGCTATGGACATAAAGATAAATGAAGCAAGAATTAGTGCAGTATATGCGATGGGAGATTATTTTGCTCTTCAGGCATCAGGAGAGATGTATGAAGCAAAGACAATTATTATCTCCACAGGAGTTGTAGCCGGTAGGCCTTTCCCCGGCGAGGATGAGAACCTTGGAAGTGGAGTAAGCTACTGTGCTACCTGCGATGCTGCTCTGTACAAGGGGAAAGAAGCAGTAGTCATAGGTTACTCTAAAAGTAAAGAGGAAGATGCACTTTTCCTAGCTGAAAATGCTGACAAGGTGACTTATGTAGCACTATACAAGGATGTTTCAGAGCTTGCGGATAATATAGAGGTTATTACGGGCAATGTTCCAAAAGAAATAATAAGAGAAGGCGACAAGATGACCCTTGTAACCAACAAGGATAGGTTTACCGCAGATGGAATATTCATATTAAGAGATGTTCTATCAGCAGAAAAGCTGGTTCCGGGACTCCTTATGGAGGATGGTCATATTGCAGTAGGAAGGGATATGAGTACCAACATTGAAGGGGTTTTTGCCTGTGGTGACGTGACAGGCAAGCCTTATCAGTATATAAAGGCTGCGGGTGAAGGAAATGTAGCTGCGTTGTCTGCGATTTCCTACCTGACGGTAAAGAGATAAATTATAGTTAGTAACTCTTGTAGTTATGATAAATTTGGTGTTATCACCGGGAAAGAGGATATTATGGTAAAGAAGATTAATGAAGCAGAATTTGCAGAGGTTAGTAAGAGTAAGTATGCAGTTGTAGATTTTAATGCTACCTGGTGTGGACCTTGCAAGATGTTAGGCCCTGTACTTGAAGAGGTATCAGAAGAACTCGCCGGTAAGGCTGATTTTTTCGCAGTTGACGTAGATGAAAACCAGAGGCTTGCAATCAAGAACAAGATTCAGAGTATACCTGCAATTGTAGTATTTAAGGATGGAGAGCCTGTTGACAGACAGATTGGTTTTGTACCAAAGCCACAGTTAGTTGAATTTATAAATAAAAACATAGGTTAATCATAAAGGGTGAAATGATGCAAAAAGAAGACAAGTATAAAATGTTGAGGCTTTCAAGCCAGCTTTGTTTCCCTCTTTATGCTTGCGCTAAGGAGATAGTTAAAAAATATAAGCCTTTTCTTGATGAACTAGACCTCACATACACACAGTATATCACTATGATGGTAATGTGGGAAAATGAGAAAGTAAATGTAAAAGAACTCGGGGAGATTCTATACTTAGATTCGGGAACTCTTACACCTGTTCTTAAGAAGCTTGAACAAAAGAAGTTTATTGACAGAAGCAGGGATAAGGATGATGAGAGAGTGCTTAATGTAACTCTTACAGACCTTGGAAGAGAGCTTAAAGACAAAGCTATTGACGTGCCAAAGAAGATGGGCGCCTGTCTTAGGCTTACGGATGAAGAGATGACAACTCTTCACGGGATGCTTGATAAGATGCTGAAAGAGTTTTAATTTTGCATTTAGCTGATACTTCTCTTTAATTAAATGATATGAGTGTCATTTAACTGGGGAGAAAGAACTTAGATAGATGGCTTCGCATAATAAGGGCTGAACAGCTTATGTGTTCAACCCTTTTTTGCGTTTAAAATATATGAGTAATCTTAGGTATATACACCTAGTCTTCTTTTTCGTTCAAAAACTTCTTAATTGCGGCAAAACTTTCTTTGCTTATAACATGCTCGATTCTACAGGCATCTTCCAGTGCTGTCTCTTTATCGACACCAAGGCTTGTAAGCCAGGAAGAAAAAAACTTATGCCTTTCATATATCATATCAGCTACCTCTTTTCCAAGCGGAGTAAGTTTGATGTAGCCATTTTCATCGACAGTTATATGCCCTGTGGTTCTCAGATTCTTCATCGCCACGCTTACACTTGATTTCTTAAAGCCCATTTCATTGGAAACATCTACAGAACGCACATTTCCAATTCTTTCGGTAAGCATAAGTATTGTCTCCAAATAATCCTCAGCAGATTCATGTATTTTCATTAACGCCACCTCCAAGCTTTATTTGTCTTCAGTATAGCAAAGATTGCAAGGGTACGCAAGGGTGAGTAAAATGAAAATAATAATAATTATCAAAATCTATTGACAAATCATTAAAAGTTTATTATCATCATATTAAGTTAGAACTAACTAACTTAATAAAATTCGGAGAGGCGATATGAGTTTTGATATTGTTGACATCATAAAGGAGATGGATGTGCATTCGATTCCGCTTCAGCTGGCACTTCAGTGTGCTCCTGTTATTTCAGGGATTAAAATATCCAATTTACTCACAATACCGGCGAAAAGCCTCAGGGAGTTGTCGGTGGTTCTAAAGAAAACCGAGCTCTCCTTTAGAATTTTATATCCCGGCAGGGAAAGGCTTGTAATACTTATTTTCAGAGAGGCAAAGCTTAGGGAGTATCTGGCAAGAGAAGAGGTTATGGCATTCATTTACAAGCGTGGCTATGAAACCTCCGACATAAGTAAAATCTTTCCCGTGTTTGTCAAACGCTATATGAGATATATGGAGCTAAAGCAGGATTTTCCGCACGAACTGGGACTCTTCCTTGGCTATCCTATCGAGGATGTGGAGGGCTTCATAAAAGAGAACGGTAAGAACTATCTCTACAGCGGATACTGGAAGGTATATAAGGATACAGAGCTTAAGATAAGGCTCTTTAAGGATTACGAGAGGGTTCAGACAGAGATAGTGAGACTGTTATATGAGGGACTTGATATAATGGACATTATCACAAATTACAGCAACATAGATCACAGTAAAGAAGAGTATTCTAAACGTGTGATTTGTGCATAGAAAACAGTGTATACACACAGAAAGAGGTCATTATTATGAGCAAGATTAGCGTAGTGTACTGGTCACAGACAGGAAATACCCAGACAATGGCAGAGGCTGTTGCAGAGGGCATCAAGGTAGCAGGAGCTGAGGCAGAGTTACTTGAGGTTGGAGCTGCTTCTGTAGACGCACTTAAGGGAGAAAAGGCATTTGCACTTGGATGTCCTGCAATGGGAGCTGAGGTACTTGAAGAGAGCGAGATGGAGCCTTTTGTAGCAGAGCTTGAGCCACACGTATCAGGCAAGGTTATTGCACTTTTTGGCTCTTATGACTGGGGCGATGGCGAATGGATGCGTGACTGGGTAGACAGGATGAAGGCAGCAGGTGCTACAGTTATTGGAGATGAAGGCGTTATCTGCAATCTTGAGCCTGACGCTGAAGGTCTTGAGAAATGCAAAGAGCTTGGAAAGAAGCTTGCACAGGCTTAAAACTGGATAATATAAGGGGTGCATTATGAGTGTGGTTATAGTCGGCGGTCACGACCGTATGGTTTGTATGTACAAGAAAATATGTAAGGAACATAAATGTAAAGCAAAAATATTTACACAGATGTCTGCTAACCTCAGTGGACAGATAGGTTCACCTGACTTGTTGATACTGTTTACAAACACTGTATCACACAAAATGGTGCGCACAGCCCTTGCCGAAGCTGAAAAATGCAAGGCCAATATTGTAAGAAGCCATACAAGCAGCAGCACTGCATTAAATGAGATTCTTGACAATATGATGCCTGCTATGGCATAACCTTGACGTGAAATTTATCTGTTTTAATGATAATGGAAGCTAATATCCTACAATAATGAAAGTCAGTCTTTATTAGAGCCATTTTATTGCAAAAATTTCTCAAAAACTGCAAAAAATAATTGAAATCGGTTTTGCCTATTGTTATAATCAGTACGTAATTGATGTGAAACAGGTATAACTCAAAGCCGATTGCTTATTATGAAGTTTAGAAGGCAGTTTGACATCTTAGAATATCTTATTATTTTATTAAAAGGAGGTCCTGAGATGTGGGATAAGATTAATTGGAAAAAAGTTGGAATATTTTTTGGAGGCTTTGCATTTGGAACAGTAGGCCTTAAGGCTCTGTTTAGCAAGGATGCTAAGAAATGCTACACACACGTAACTGCTGCGGCTCTTAGAGTTAAGGATTATACGCTTAAGCGTACCGAGACACTCAAAGAGAACTGCGAGGATATCTATGAGGATGCTAAGGATATTAACGAGGATAGAAAGGCAGCAGAAGAAGCTGTGTTTGAAGATACTTCCAAAAGTTACAAAGAAGTAGAAAGTACTGAAGAATAATATTCTTAGCCTGCAGGGAGTAAAGGCTTAGCCACACTCCCCGCGGGCTCTTTCTTTTCTTAGTGAAGTCAATCGTATAAGACTGTGTGGGTGTTAAAAGATGATAAATCCCTTTCGGGTATGCTAACAATGGATTTTTTCTTTTGACAACTGCATCATCAGATAATTAGAGGTAGGATAATGAAGTTTAAGATTATGTCAGAATCAAACGGCAGGCTTAGGATACAGCTGTTACAAAGATATATGAGCTATGAACAGGCCGACACTTTGTTTTACTATGTGAGGCATCTGCCTGGAGTTACATTTGCAAAGGTATCCGATAGAACCTGCACGCTTACAATCAAATTTATTGGAGACAAATGGGATATAGTAGATGCCATACAGAAGTTTGACTATGAGAGGTTTGCTGCTCCGGAAGAATTTATAGCCAATTCCAGCAGGCGCCTTAATGCTGCCTATCAGGACAAGCTATTTATAGCTATCGCAAAAAGGCTGGTTACAGTGACTGTTACTCCTATACCGGTAAGGGTTGCGCTTACCATAGCAAAGTCACTTAAGTACATAAAAGCCGGTATAAAGAGCCTTGTGAGCGGGAAGATAGAGGTTGCTTTGCTTGACGGTGTGGCTGTAGGAGTATCGGTGCTAAGAAGAGACTTTAATACTGCCAGCTCTGTTATGTTCTTGCTTGGAGTAGGAGAGCTCCTTGAGGAGTGGACTGAGAAGAAGACCACAGCAGACCTTGCAGGCATACTTTCGTTAAATATAAGCAAGGTATGGCTTAAAAAGGATGGTACAGAGCTTCTTGTTGATTACAATACGGTAAAAGAAGATGATGAGGTAGTAGTGCACCTAAGCGGCGTTATTCCTTTTGACGGAGTAGTTGTAAGTGGTGAAGCTATGGTCAATCAGGCTTCGATGACGGGCGAGAGTGAGCCTGTAAAGAAGGAAGAGGAAAGCACTGTATTCGCAGGTACTGTTATCGAGGAGGGCGAGCTTACCTTTAGGGTAAAGAGAACAGGAGGTAACTCCAAGTTTGAGAAAATAGTAAGGATGATAGAAGAGACCGAAAAGCTAAAGTCCGGTGCAGAAAGCTCTGCTCTTAAGCTTGCAGATAGGCTTGTGCCTTATACTTTAGCCGGTACGGGACTTGTATATCTCTTAACCCGCAATGTAACCAAGGCACTTTCCGTGCTTATGGTGGACTTCTCCTGTGCGCTAAAGCTTGCCATGCCTGTATCAGTGCTGTCTGCCATAAGGGAGGCTTCTGAAAATGGTATTACAGTAAAGGGAGGCAAGTTCTTAGAGGCAGTTGCGGCTGCAGATACCATAGTTTTTGACAAAACAGGTACACTTACCAAGGCGGAGCCGGTGGTTACTTCTGTTATCTCCTTTGAAGACAGGGGAGAGGATGAGCTGCTTAGAATAGCAGCCTGTCTTGAGGAGCATTTCCCTCATTCCATGGCAAATGCAGTTGTAGAGGCTGCAAGGAAGAAGGGGCTTAAGCACAAGGAGATGCATTCTAAGGTTAACTATATAGTTGCCCACGGAATCAGCAGCAGTATAGGTGAGAAAAAGGTAGTCATAGGAAGCTATCATTTTGTATTTGAAGATGAGGGAGTTGTAGTTCCTGCAGGACTTGAAGAGAAATTTGACAATATTCCTGAGGACTCATCCCACCTTTATATGGCAATTGATGGACAGCTCTCGGCGGTTATATGTATCTCGGATCCTGTAAGAGAAGAAGCAAGGGAAGTACTTAAGAAGCTAAAGGAGCTTGGCATCAGGAAGGTTGTGATGATGACAGGTGATAATGAGCGTACAGCAAAGGCTGTTGCAGATAAAATCGGAGTAGACAGGTATTATGCCGAGGTTCTGCCTGAGGATAAGGCAAGATTTGTGGAGAAAGAAAAAGAAAAGGGAAGAAAGGTCATCATGGTAGGTGATGGCATCAATGATTCTCCTGCGCTCTCTGCGGCTGACTGCGGTATTGCTATCAGCGGTGGGGCAGAACTGGCCAGGGAAATAGCGGATATTACCATAGTTGCTGACAATCTAAACGAGCTCGTAAAGCTTAAAACTCTTTCCAACCTTCTTATGAAGAGGATAAACAGCAACTACAGGAAGATAGTAGGTATCAACGGAGGTCTTATAGGTCTTGGTGTACTTGGAGTAGTTAAACCTGCTACATCGGCTCTTGTGCACAATCTCTCAACTCTTGCCATAGGTCTTTCGTCTACCACCAATCTGATGGAGTAGCTATGATAATAAAAGCAAAAGAAAAAGACCTGGCAAAGCTTGATATGATTTATGAAGCCGCAAGGCAGTATATGAGAGAGAGTGGCAATCCTGACCAGTGGGGTATGGACTATCCCGGTGAAGATATTTTGCTAAACGACATAGCAAACGGTGTGCTCTACACAGATGAAAGCTTTAACTTTGCCTTCGTGCTTATGGGTAAAGAAGAAGCCTATAAGGGGATATATGAGGGTAGTTGGTTAAATGACAAACCATACCTCACCCTGCACAGGGTTGCAGGCAACGGAAAGGTTAAGGGAGTATTCTCTAAGGTATTTGAATACAGCCTTATGAAGATGAAGGAAGCGGGACTTTCAAATATCAGGATAGATACCCACGAAAAAAACCTTACCATGCAGAAGGCTCTTACCAGGCAAGGTTTTGTAAGATGTGGACTTGTTAGGCTTAGAGAGGGCGAGAGGATAGCCTATCAGTATGTGGCTAAATAAACGGAAAGCTATCAAGCAGGGCTTTGATGTCACAGGCTTTTGCCTCTACAAAGCCCTGTATCATTTCTTTTTTGCCACCGCCCTTGGCTCCAAAGCTTTCTTTAAGTCTTTCTCCAATTAAAGTAGAATTAAGGCTGTTGCTGCCTATAAGGTAGGAATAGCCTTTTTTGTCGTCTCCAACCAATATACCACAGTAATTATCCCTTCTCTCTATGAGGTAGTTAAGAGCCTCCCTCTGGCTCTTTGCATCTACTTCATCGGTAAAGATAAGAGCCCCGGCAGAATCGGATAGATGGTCGATTTCATTTATCAGTTTAGCTTTATTAGCTTCTCGTAGTTTTATCTTAAGCTCATCTCTTTCGTTCTTTATGGCAGCTACGTTGTTTACCACTTCACTTAGTTCTGAGGAAAGCAGGGTTCTTAGCTCATTCATATCTGCCTGCAGGGAGCTAAAATACTTAAGAGCCCTGAAGCCACAGAGGATGGACAGCCTGGTTCCTCCCTTATACTTTATGGAGGAGATTACCTTAAGCAGGCCTATTTCACCTGTTTTAGCGACATGAGGACAACAGCAGGCACAGGTATCTACTCCGGCTATTTCCACTATCCTTACGTCACCTGAAAGCTCCCCCTTACATCTATAATCAATATTTTCAAGCTCAGTATCACTAGGGAAAGAGCAGATTACATCTACATTATCTGCTATGACTTTATTGACGATGGCTTCGATTTCGTATGCCTCATCAGGGGTAAGATAGCCGTTATAGTCCATGGTTACGCTATTGTCTGAGAGATGGAAGCCTACGTTGTCATAGCCGTATTTTTCGTGGACTATTCCTGAAAATATATGCTCTCCGCTATGCTGCTGCATATTTGAAAAACGTTGTTCCCAGTCAATCCTTCCTTTTATTTCAGCATTCACAAGTCTTTTGGTATCAAGCGGTGAAGAAGAATGTATATAGTGAGTGATGGTTCCCTCTTTGTCTATCTGCACATTTTCTACAATAGTAGTAATATCTCTCAACATAATCTCTCCTTTATCTGAGGACTGTCCTCCTGCCTCAGGAAAGAAGAGAGTTTGATTAAGTATTACTTTATAAGTGTTTTCTTTAGTATCACAGGCATCTATGCTTATAATATCTGCCTCAAAGTCAGTTTTATATGGGTGAGAGTAATATAGCTCGAAAGTTGACATAGTTTCTCCTTATTTTGATAATAATATAGATTAAGCAGGGCAATTGTGCAAAGGCCGTGAAGAGCAGGTAAAGGATTTGAACTGTAATGTATCTACAGTTGCTAAAAGCAATTATAATGGTATAATGGCTAAAAAGCCAGTATATTTTGGAGGGAAAATGTTTGAAGAATTAAAAATAAATGGTAAAGAGATATTAAGATATTGTGAAACCAATCCGAAATATATCTTGATACAATTCATTGATGGAAATGATGAGGGGGGACTTGAAGAGGAGATAAAACTCATTAAGGCCTTTACCGATAAACCCTTTGCTTTCGTGGGAATTAGGACAAAACGATGGAATGATGAACTATCCCCCTGGAAGGCAGAGCCTGTGTTTGGCAGGCAGGGTTTTGGTGGAGAAGCGAATAAGAACCTGGATTATCTTAGGGATAATGTAGGCGGTATCAAGAAAACTTGCAGTCTTGATGTAGGCCAACCTGTTATTCTTGGCGGTTATTCACTTGCAGGGCTGTTTGCGCTATGGGCAGGCTATGAAAGCTCCATATTTAGCGGGATAGCGGCAGCTTCTCCTTCGGTGTGGTTTAAGGGCTGGAGAGAATACATCCGTGGGAAAGGGATGAAGTCTTCGGCAGTTTATCTAAGCCTTGGTCTTAAAGAATCAAGAACTTCAAATAAAAGGCTGTCTGAGGTTGAAAATTGTATCAAAATGCAGTATAATGAGTTTTCAGAGAAAAACCACATAAAGCATATTTTGGAATGGAATGAAGGAAATCACTTTGTGGAGGTTCCGCTTCGTATGGCTCGTGGTTTTAGCTGGGTTTTGAATAATATTTAAAACATGGTTGCTAAAATCAGCAATTCCTAGTAAAATATACAGTGAGTTGTTGGAATAGTCTTCTGAATTCAAATCTTTAAAATAATGCGTGAAAGGGAGTATAATAATGGCTAAGAAAGTGTTGGTAGTAGATGATGCGGCTTTCATGAGAATGATGCTTAAGGACATCCTATCTAAGAACGGATATGAGGTTGTAGGTGAGGGTGTTAACGGTAATGATGGATTTGAAAAGTATAAAGAGTTAAAGCCAGACATCGTTACTCTTGATATTACAATGCCTGAATGTGATGGATTACAGTGCTTGAAGAAGATTAAGGAGTTCGATGCCGCTGCTAATGTAGTCATGTGTTCAGCTATGGGACAGCAGGCTATGGTTATCGAATCTATCCAGAGTGGAGCAAAGGACTTCATCGTTAAACCTTTCCAGCAGGACAGAGTATTGGAGTCACTTGCAAAGATTAAATAAGACTTATCAATCTATATGATTTTAAATACACAAATAAAATAAACTAAGACTGTTTTCTGAAAATGAGAATGGTCTTAGTTTGTTGTCTTAACGGGGATAAATTGCCTAAAAATAAAAAGCAGATGACGGGAATCGAACCCGCCTCTCAACCTTGGGAAGGTCGCATTCTACCGATGAACTACATCTGCTTAACTACAACACAATTATACTCCCACTCATTTAGTATGTAAAGCTAAAATTAAAAAGAAAAGTCATAATATATGATTTTTTACTATGAAGTGATTATAAAGGAAGTGAAATGAAAAACTACATTGTAAGCTTTGCCCCTATGGAGGGGATTACAGGGAGGATATTTAGAAGGGTATTTGATAAGCACTTTAAGGGTGTAACTGACTATTACACCCCGTTTATTACGCCCAAGGAAAAGAGGGGGATTGATAAAAAAGATATAAAAGAGCTTCTTCCCGCGCACAATGAAGGAATAAAGATAGTACCCCAGATACTTACAAGCAGTAAAGATGCCTTCAACC
It contains:
- the thrH gene encoding bifunctional phosphoserine phosphatase/homoserine phosphotransferase ThrH; translation: MNSIVCLDMEGVLIPEIWIEFAHETGIKELRLTTKDEPDYDKLMKMRIRLLKEHNYGIKAIQKVIDKVEPYEGAKEFLDELRSFTQVIILSDTYREFGLPVMKKLGYPTLFCHELEIADNGEITDYKLRKNGTKLETVRALQSIGFDTIAAGDSYNDLGMIRASKAGFLFRSPEKIKNENKDVKTLETYEELLNEIKNAISEAK
- a CDS encoding response regulator; this translates as MAKKVLVVDDAAFMRMMLKDILSKNGYEVVGEGVNGNDGFEKYKELKPDIVTLDITMPECDGLQCLKKIKEFDAAANVVMCSAMGQQAMVIESIQSGAKDFIVKPFQQDRVLESLAKIK
- a CDS encoding heavy metal translocating P-type ATPase; translation: MKFKIMSESNGRLRIQLLQRYMSYEQADTLFYYVRHLPGVTFAKVSDRTCTLTIKFIGDKWDIVDAIQKFDYERFAAPEEFIANSSRRLNAAYQDKLFIAIAKRLVTVTVTPIPVRVALTIAKSLKYIKAGIKSLVSGKIEVALLDGVAVGVSVLRRDFNTASSVMFLLGVGELLEEWTEKKTTADLAGILSLNISKVWLKKDGTELLVDYNTVKEDDEVVVHLSGVIPFDGVVVSGEAMVNQASMTGESEPVKKEEESTVFAGTVIEEGELTFRVKRTGGNSKFEKIVRMIEETEKLKSGAESSALKLADRLVPYTLAGTGLVYLLTRNVTKALSVLMVDFSCALKLAMPVSVLSAIREASENGITVKGGKFLEAVAAADTIVFDKTGTLTKAEPVVTSVISFEDRGEDELLRIAACLEEHFPHSMANAVVEAARKKGLKHKEMHSKVNYIVAHGISSSIGEKKVVIGSYHFVFEDEGVVVPAGLEEKFDNIPEDSSHLYMAIDGQLSAVICISDPVREEAREVLKKLKELGIRKVVMMTGDNERTAKAVADKIGVDRYYAEVLPEDKARFVEKEKEKGRKVIMVGDGINDSPALSAADCGIAISGGAELAREIADITIVADNLNELVKLKTLSNLLMKRINSNYRKIVGINGGLIGLGVLGVVKPATSALVHNLSTLAIGLSSTTNLME
- a CDS encoding DUF6110 family protein, yielding MWDKINWKKVGIFFGGFAFGTVGLKALFSKDAKKCYTHVTAAALRVKDYTLKRTETLKENCEDIYEDAKDINEDRKAAEEAVFEDTSKSYKEVESTEE
- a CDS encoding DUF2325 domain-containing protein — its product is MSVVIVGGHDRMVCMYKKICKEHKCKAKIFTQMSANLSGQIGSPDLLILFTNTVSHKMVRTALAEAEKCKANIVRSHTSSSTALNEILDNMMPAMA
- a CDS encoding metal-dependent transcriptional regulator; translated protein: MKIHESAEDYLETILMLTERIGNVRSVDVSNEMGFKKSSVSVAMKNLRTTGHITVDENGYIKLTPLGKEVADMIYERHKFFSSWLTSLGVDKETALEDACRIEHVISKESFAAIKKFLNEKED
- a CDS encoding MarR family winged helix-turn-helix transcriptional regulator, encoding MMQKEDKYKMLRLSSQLCFPLYACAKEIVKKYKPFLDELDLTYTQYITMMVMWENEKVNVKELGEILYLDSGTLTPVLKKLEQKKFIDRSRDKDDERVLNVTLTDLGRELKDKAIDVPKKMGACLRLTDEEMTTLHGMLDKMLKEF
- the trxA gene encoding thioredoxin, translated to MVKKINEAEFAEVSKSKYAVVDFNATWCGPCKMLGPVLEEVSEELAGKADFFAVDVDENQRLAIKNKIQSIPAIVVFKDGEPVDRQIGFVPKPQLVEFINKNIG
- a CDS encoding DUF3793 family protein, producing MSFDIVDIIKEMDVHSIPLQLALQCAPVISGIKISNLLTIPAKSLRELSVVLKKTELSFRILYPGRERLVILIFREAKLREYLAREEVMAFIYKRGYETSDISKIFPVFVKRYMRYMELKQDFPHELGLFLGYPIEDVEGFIKENGKNYLYSGYWKVYKDTELKIRLFKDYERVQTEIVRLLYEGLDIMDIITNYSNIDHSKEEYSKRVICA
- a CDS encoding flavodoxin, whose product is MSKISVVYWSQTGNTQTMAEAVAEGIKVAGAEAELLEVGAASVDALKGEKAFALGCPAMGAEVLEESEMEPFVAELEPHVSGKVIALFGSYDWGDGEWMRDWVDRMKAAGATVIGDEGVICNLEPDAEGLEKCKELGKKLAQA
- a CDS encoding NAD(P)/FAD-dependent oxidoreductase codes for the protein MSRYDIAIIGTGPGGLEAAITAKLRNKDIILFGTKELSPKITKAVEIRNYLGLPSISGDGLAKAYTDHLEAMDIKINEARISAVYAMGDYFALQASGEMYEAKTIIISTGVVAGRPFPGEDENLGSGVSYCATCDAALYKGKEAVVIGYSKSKEEDALFLAENADKVTYVALYKDVSELADNIEVITGNVPKEIIREGDKMTLVTNKDRFTADGIFILRDVLSAEKLVPGLLMEDGHIAVGRDMSTNIEGVFACGDVTGKPYQYIKAAGEGNVAALSAISYLTVKR
- a CDS encoding N-acetyltransferase produces the protein MIIKAKEKDLAKLDMIYEAARQYMRESGNPDQWGMDYPGEDILLNDIANGVLYTDESFNFAFVLMGKEEAYKGIYEGSWLNDKPYLTLHRVAGNGKVKGVFSKVFEYSLMKMKEAGLSNIRIDTHEKNLTMQKALTRQGFVRCGLVRLREGERIAYQYVAK
- a CDS encoding succinate dehydrogenase/fumarate reductase iron-sulfur subunit encodes the protein MEVIIEIKRQEDVKSSAYFQSIRLTPEKENLTVASLLREINANPDIRDIEGEPVPYISWECSCLQKKCGACAILVNGRPRLACDTFIRDYMKKDRLTLAPLSKFPIIKDLIVDRSILYNNLRDIKNYLEEEVRLTDKNTDTAYEASRCLMCGCCLEVCPNFYVGGDFYGAASFVPATRLITAAGRGGTEELKREYREHIYKGCGKSLACKDICPAGIDMDKMLSKSNEVAVWKSLFKR
- a CDS encoding esterase; this encodes MCKGREEQVKDLNCNVSTVAKSNYNGIMAKKPVYFGGKMFEELKINGKEILRYCETNPKYILIQFIDGNDEGGLEEEIKLIKAFTDKPFAFVGIRTKRWNDELSPWKAEPVFGRQGFGGEANKNLDYLRDNVGGIKKTCSLDVGQPVILGGYSLAGLFALWAGYESSIFSGIAAASPSVWFKGWREYIRGKGMKSSAVYLSLGLKESRTSNKRLSEVENCIKMQYNEFSEKNHIKHILEWNEGNHFVEVPLRMARGFSWVLNNI
- a CDS encoding alanyl-tRNA editing protein, which produces MSTFELYYSHPYKTDFEADIISIDACDTKENTYKVILNQTLFFPEAGGQSSDKGEIMLRDITTIVENVQIDKEGTITHYIHSSSPLDTKRLVNAEIKGRIDWEQRFSNMQQHSGEHIFSGIVHEKYGYDNVGFHLSDNSVTMDYNGYLTPDEAYEIEAIVNKVIADNVDVICSFPSDTELENIDYRCKGELSGDVRIVEIAGVDTCACCCPHVAKTGEIGLLKVISSIKYKGGTRLSILCGFRALKYFSSLQADMNELRTLLSSELSEVVNNVAAIKNERDELKIKLREANKAKLINEIDHLSDSAGALIFTDEVDAKSQREALNYLIERRDNYCGILVGDDKKGYSYLIGSNSLNSTLIGERLKESFGAKGGGKKEMIQGFVEAKACDIKALLDSFPFI